Genomic window (Zingiber officinale cultivar Zhangliang chromosome 2B, Zo_v1.1, whole genome shotgun sequence):
GCTGGAGTTGGTCAGGTCGGTTCTCTAAAGAGTTGAATGTTTTTGGCTATTGATCCTTCCTCTACCATGTCCATGTGGAGTCATTGACAAGTTGTATGGTATTTGTCCGATCCTTTCTTTGGTCTACAAAACATCTCCTAATCTTTTGGGTATCTATATGTCCATGATGCAGTTAATACGAAATTTCTCAAATGGTTCATCGTGAAGAAGGGACTGCCAAAGCCTATGATTTCATCCGACCTCAAGGTGCCCGGCAACAATGGGTCAAGGTGGCCTAGAAACCTTACCTACTGATGTCGTTTTTAGGGTGAGGAGCTCAATGGAGAATAATTGCAGCGCATCTTTGGCCAGCTCAGCCACCAAATCACAGCCAATCCAAACATCTCTTTAACCATACAATTCCCAGAAACGGATAAGCCCGGCAACAACAGCGAGCAACCATGGTCGCCGCCTCCACCGCCGTCCTCCTGTCTCCACCGCCCTCCGTCGCACTCAAACCCCTCCTCCCCACCCTAAACCACACCTCCTTCCCTTCTAAGCCCACTCCTTCCTCTCGCCCCCCAACCACCACAAAGCTcttcgcctcctcctcctcctcctcctcgtcgcGGACTGTCTCCCCCAAATCCCCCACCACCTCATCATCCGGCGGCGAGGCCAGGGAGAAGGAAAAAGTATTCTTCGACGGAGGTGCCCACTACGGGGACCTCGTCGCCAACCTCCTCCTAGGGTTCACCCTCTTCTGGCTCCCCCTCACCCTGGCCGCCGTCTCCCGCGCCTTCTTCCTCCGCTACCGCTTCACCGACCGCCGAGTCACCGTCATCTCCGGTTTCACCGGACAGGACCGCAGCGACTTCCCCTACTCGTCCATCCAGGACGTCCAGATCGTGCCCAGATTCATCGGCGAGTGGGGGGATCTGGTGATCACCCTCAAGGACGGCACCAAGGTGGATCTCCGGAGCGTGCCCAAATTCCGGGAGATCTCCAAGTACTGCCTCTCCATGGCCGATGGCTCAACGACGTCGGAGGCGAAGGGCGGCGCGCCGCCGAGAGGATTTTGAGCAAAAGGGCACAGCCCTAGGCGTCGATTAGGGTTTCGCTCCTCTCGAAGGTACGTACCATCCAATCCGATCCGATCCCATTGCAAGTTTTGCGTTCCTGTGGATTTGAAACCTGAAATTGTTCCTAACATTGTGATACGAATCTGTCTATAACAAAAAAACGTGGATTCGAATGGAACCTccaaaaaacctttcttgtttgTTTATCGTCATCTACAAATTTTGCATCCTCTCACTGAGGAACATGCAATTTGATCCAGTCGAGATCAGAGGTGACTTCTTGGTGTGTCCACAACCGAGTTCTTTTGGTTGGTTGGATGTGAATCAGATAAGCTCCTCTCAGGTCAGCTTCTGTCGAGCGGCAGTTGTCGTGCCGGGCAATGCAAGTTCTCCGGTGCACTATTGAAAAAGGGGTTAGAAAGGAGGCCAATACGGACTTTGGCGAGACCCCTTCTACACTCAAGGAGAGTTTACgggagaaaataataaaaaagtgaAAATAGTAATAGTACGTAATGTCCAATGTACCTCTCGATTATGTCACGATTACCTTATATAGGGAGTGAAGGGTGATCATAATTCTCAATGGACATATGTATCTATTTTCTCTACATCAAAGGATGCACCCTTAACTTTTGTGGAAGTGAGCTAGTCATCTTAGGTTTAGTTGACTTAAATTAGATACATGGTGTCAACTAAAAAAAAGAAATGTCCTTCTGTAATAGGCTCCATCGTAACTATCATGTTGCATTCAAGCTCGGGAGTGATTTGATTGGTCAGACTCGAGATCAGTTGTGTGTCAGATTGACTTGAGTTGAACTCGACCGTGGGTCGAGTTCACTTAGCTTGAACTCTGAAGAGTAAGTTTGGTTTGACTTGAGCTCGTTGTGAGTTAGGTTGAGCTGACATGATTCAAGCTCTGACTTGAGTCGATCGACGAGCTTCGTGTTGATCAAGTCTTGGATCTGTCACATGGCTCTTGGCATTCCCGCCACATCATATTTGATCCTTCATCTTGATCTCCACTGTATGAATCAACTAGATATGTAAAGAAGGATGTAAAATACTTTGCTGGATGCTTGACTTCTCCCATGGAAAGGGTCATTGTACTACGACCAATGTCTCTTATAATTTATCCTCTTCCAGAGAGTGTGGGATTGCTCTGAAGGGATCACTAAGGTGATGGTTTCAAGTTCACCTTTGCTCCAACTAGATACACAAAGAAACAGCTCTTTTCCAGCCAATATAGTTCGAATTGCAGCTCATTTTGTAAGATCCATCCTAGTTTGTTTGGCCATT
Coding sequences:
- the LOC122046791 gene encoding uncharacterized protein LOC122046791, which produces MVAASTAVLLSPPPSVALKPLLPTLNHTSFPSKPTPSSRPPTTTKLFASSSSSSSSRTVSPKSPTTSSSGGEAREKEKVFFDGGAHYGDLVANLLLGFTLFWLPLTLAAVSRAFFLRYRFTDRRVTVISGFTGQDRSDFPYSSIQDVQIVPRFIGEWGDLVITLKDGTKVDLRSVPKFREISKYCLSMADGSTTSEAKGGAPPRGF